Part of the Streptomyces sp. NBC_00457 genome, ACTGCCCTACCGGACACACGCCTCGAAACTTCCAGGAGTCTTCCGGAAAGCGGGTGGTGTTGGGAAGGGAAGTGGTGCGGTGGACCGGATCACGCACGGGGGACTACGGGGAGTGACGGGCGCCCGACATGCGTCGGGGCCGGTTCGCAGGATGTGTCTGCGTCCGGCCCCTCATGTCTCCGGGCGGGAGGTCGGTCCGCCCGGTGCCGCTCAGGCCGCGGTCATCACCACTGTGCGGTGCGGGGCGATGATCTGGCCGTCGGGCAGAAGCTCACCGGTGTCCTCGAACAGCAGAACGCCGTTGCACAGCAGGCTCCATCCCTGCTCCGGGTGGTGCGCGACGAGTCGGGCGGACTCCCGGTCGGCTGATTCGGCTGTCGGACAGGGTGGCTGGTGCTGGCACATGGGTGGGTTCTTTCGCTGTGTCGTGTGGAGTGAGTGGGTTGTCGGGTCTGTCCTGTGGCGTGAAGCCTCGTTCATGGCCGCCCCCGTATGTTTAAGTCGGTCGGAACCCAGTGTTGCCCCACGGGCGTCATTCCGCAGGGATTTAGCGGCACCACTTCTCACAGGTTCAGGACGCATCACCCGCGCGAAGGGTTCATTCCAACTGCACGGCCACTTCGGGTGGTTCAGGATGGTCGGATGGGGCTAGTCAGTACGGGGAGGCGACCCTATTCGGCTCGTTAGAGCGCCGTAATGCTCGTGCGAGCGTGATAGGGCTTGATGAGGGTTCCAGGCGCCTACAACCGTTTCTGCAGCTTTTTGCAGCGCGTACGAGCGTACGGGTTCCGGCAAACAGCGTCGTACCCCGCTACCCGGAATTCCGGTGGCGGGGTACGAGGGTGTTTCGCGGGGCCGGTCGGTCAGGCGGGCTGGCCGAGCAGCGGGGCGGGCGTCACCCGGTGGGTGAGCATCGGGAGGAGCTCGGCGACCCGGTGCGGCCGGTGGGCCGCGATGCCGGGCGGGGCCGGCGCCAGCGGGACGAGCAGGTCGGTGGCGGTGGGGTGGCCGGTGGTGCCGTCCGATGAGCAGTCGCCGTGCAGCCACAGCGTGAGCATGTACAGGCCGGGCAGGGACAGCAGGCGGGGCTGGTAGGCCCCGGTCACCGACTCGGCCTGGCGCAGCGCGCGCTCGGTGGAGGCGACGTACGGGCCCTCGAAGAAGTGCGAGAAGGCCCAGCCGTCGGGGGTCAGCATGGTCTCGGCCGCGGCCACCGCGCGGTCGCCGCAGCGGATCAGGAAACGCCACCCGGCCAGCCGGGTCGCGGACACGCCCTCGGAGGTGATGCGGTCGAGTACGTGCACGGGCAGTGGGAGTTCGGGAGTGGCGGTGCCCTGTGCGGTGCGCAGGGCGGGAGTCCGGGCCTCGCGGACCGCGGTGGGGGAACCGAGGGCGGTGAGGACGGAGCGAAGGGCGGGCGCTGGAGCCGGGGGGACATGCAGCGGCATGGTGGGTCGCCTCTCATTCGACAGGCACAGTGGCGCGAGGGCGGGCGTGGCGGGGGCGGACGGCGCTGTCAGCTCAC contains:
- a CDS encoding DUF5999 family protein; amino-acid sequence: MCQHQPPCPTAESADRESARLVAHHPEQGWSLLCNGVLLFEDTGELLPDGQIIAPHRTVVMTAA